The Cucumis sativus cultivar 9930 unplaced genomic scaffold, Cucumber_9930_V3 scaffold72, whole genome shotgun sequence DNA window acaataataaataataatgttttgtGGGCtgaattgttaattaataatataactttttttttctttcctatcaTTTGGGtctcttcaaatttttgctttgttttgttttattcattcaaGTTTTGATCTTTTGCACTTTTTCCTTTCtgggttttcaattttttttgaagatttggAAACTTTTTCTTGCTTGGTGTTTGGAGATTGGATtgatagtttatatatatgaacaaaaagagaaaagaaagaagaaaaccctATCATTACCCTCTGTTTCTTTTTGGggttttcttctattctttatggttgaaaaagaagatttgtaatttgaaaatctcaataaaaatgattaaaatgtttttaaaggatgaattattgtttgttttaggGGTTCCATGGACAGAAGAAGAGCATAGAAAATTTCTAATTGGACTTGAAAAGCTTGGAAGAGGAGATTGGAGAGGAATTTCGAAGAACTACGTAACCACTAGAACTCCAACGCAAGTCGCTAGTCATGCTCAAAAGTATTTCCTTAGACAGTCTACTCTCAACAAAAAGAATAGACGCTCTAGTCTCTTTGACATGGTAAAATAGCTCGTCTCTTTTATATATCGACTCATctaaattacaatttcttgTTAGTTTCCTAATTTTATACTTATTTATGTTCCCTTTAGgaattattttcaagtttataaatattactttctaagtttttcttttgtcctCTGTTTTGATTTAAGGGaaataattagtaaaatttattagaaaactaaatacaaaatcatttaCCAAACAAACATGTGCTTTTCTAAATCACTTTTCTCAAATATTGTTACCTTTTTCACTTTTcctaaacaaacaaaattttgaattcttagtcaaatgttcaattttgaaataatggtACCACATGAACAATACAACTAAGAAATCTATAGGTACATGTAATAAgaatatcatttaattaactatataagcttaatttttaaaaactaaatgattattaattaaacccACATCAATTAAGTGTTCATAACTAATAGTTTCTCTCTATTATCTATCAATATCATAAATTCTTCTACTTGATCCTTTTATCTCCACATACATATAAAACTattgtttccttttccattaatttgttttgattctttttctttctattttgtgtttaaaaaaaaacaggtTGGGACAGCATATGAAACAACAACAATAGCACTTTCTCAATGTTTGAAGATATCAACAAATTCTCAAAATGATGATGATCataataatcatattattattgatcATTTCAATAAGAAGGAGGTGATGATGAGTAGTAATATTACAACTACTTTTGCAAGTTCTTCCCAACAATTAccttacaataataataataataataatatggaagtaattaacaacaaaaacaataataataataatcaaatctcttcttcttcttcttcttcttcttcttcactttgGGTTTATGGTTTGATTAATTCGCACCTTAAATCACCTCCTAacttatataataattattccAAGTACTCTACCCCTCCAAAATATcctattatttcttcttcttcttcttcaaatgaTCATCAACCTCATCTTGAGCTCACTTTGGCTTCTCCAATGGCTTCCAACTTAGAATtggaacaaaacaaaaacccacCAACTATTAGTGTTAcctaaattattgttgttaattaagattataaatttctatatatttttccctctcccctttttccttggaagaaaaagaaagaaagaaataagaaatatcattattattattgttgttgatgatgatgaattatattatattaattacaagttctctttttgttttggttagaaatttttgtgttatatatatatttgtctttATGGATGATGGCTCAATTGTAGCTGCTACAAAGTTTATTtgtaagaataataataattgatgtTATGAGGATATCAATTACAACTCACTTTTTTTTGTGAGAGATCTTTCATATCATGTCTTAATCAATTTACCTATGTTTGAGATATCTAAACTGGTgagtttgtttctttgttttttcttttccttttccttttcttttttaacaaattaaaatgggGAGTGAGAGAATTATTAAACGTGAAAGTTCAACGTTAATAAGGTAAATTTATGATAGCTACCCTAAACGTTTATATGATGAgcgtttttaaatatagcgtaatgaaccaaaatatagtaaaatgttaaattctatcaattataaacACTAGTAAATTTTGATAATCTATCAACTATCACGGTCTTTCATGCATTGATAAATACGAATAAGAttctattataaaattaaaatttttttgatataaatacttactttttatatatacttttgtgtAAAGATGGTAAAATACTTCAAACAAGTAGtgaaatatgttttattaaatgtgtttaatttgattgatactattaattaatattatcttaaataaatgcatatatatatatgatgccCTACCTAAGTGTTTAATATTCTTGCTTGTTCTCATTAACaagcatttaaaaataaattgaaacaaagatTTGtcacaaaaataaagtattaaaaTCATGGGGAGGAAGGTGTTATCTTAATTTGTCTGGTTATACATTctataatcaaaatatattgtctcataaaaacaataataataaaaccactgctatatttataaatattttcaataatttgatgGATTGAAAGGAAAGCggagaaatatatattttttccttcttagaTATTCCTTGGCATCTTTTATCTCACCACCTTCGTATAATTGTAGGAAAATGTCCACTTCATTTAATTCATTACCCTAACCCTATCTTTTTacatactctttttttttttttttctctaaagaaaatattgatgaaacTTTGGgggtatttttatattaataaaatactaatagtaatagtaataataataaataataatgaataaagTCATTTCAAATGTACTATTATATTTACTATCCTTTGTATATATTTGCCAGCTGCTGATGCTAATGGAGACAACTGTGGAAAGGAACCCTAGTGGTTGAGaataaagttttcttaaaagcctctctctctctctctaactttctttccttttgctataaaaacatttcaattttatttgtttgtttgtttttaataaaattattttggattttttactatattttaaaatttt harbors:
- the LOC116406190 gene encoding transcription factor KUA1-like; this translates as MGRKCSHCGNIGHNSRTCSNIRGSIITPNLNVANTCGLVRLFGVHLDSYSSSSTSSSTTSSSSNASYSSSTASAFSIKKSFSTDCLSSSSTSSSRIHIDNHHHHHLEHYSKSPSNGYLSDGLLNGDQERKKGVPWTEEEHRKFLIGLEKLGRGDWRGISKNYVTTRTPTQVASHAQKYFLRQSTLNKKNRRSSLFDMVGTAYETTTIALSQCLKISTNSQNDDDHNNHIIIDHFNKKEVMMSSNITTTFASSSQQLPYNNNNNNNMEVINNKNNNNNNQISSSSSSSSSSLWVYGLINSHLKSPPNLYNNYSKYSTPPKYPIISSSSSSNDHQPHLELTLASPMASNLELEQNKNPPTISVT